CAGCGGGGACCCTTGTAGCTAACCCGCCTCTACTGCTGGCCCCATCCCCGGCCATGGAGAGTCGTTGTGGTTAAACCGCTTCCCCGCCTGCGTCTGCAGGGCTTCAACAACCTGACCAAGGCCCTGAGCTTCAACATCTACGACATCTGCTATGCAGTGTCGGAAGAGCAGCGCCAGCGCTATATCGAATACATCGATGAGCAGTACGACGCCGATCGCCTGACCCAGATCCTGACGGATGTGGCCGAGATCATCGGTGCCAACATCCTGAACATTGCACGCCAGGACTACGATCCGCAAGGCGCGTCCGTCACGATCCTCATTTCCGAGGAGCCCGTGGTGGAAAAGCTCGGCCGTGACACGATCTCCGACGCGGTGGTCGCGCACCTGGACAAGAGCCACATCACCGTCCACACCTACCCGGAAACGCATCCGCACAACGGCATTGCGACGTTCCGCGCGGATATCGACGTGGCCACCTGCGGCGTGATCTCGCCGCTGAAGGCCCTGAACTACCTGATCGACAGCTTCGAGTCGGACATTGTCATCGCCGACTACCGCGTGCGCGGCTTCACGCGCGACGTGAAGGGCAAGAAGCACTTCATCGACCACAAGATCAACTCAGTGCAGGACTATCTGGCCAAGCACATCCGCCAGAAGTACGAGATGTTCGACGTGAACGTGTACCAGGAAAACATGTTCCACACGAAGATGCACATCAAGGATTTCGACCTTGATACCTACCTCTTCGAGGCGCATGCGGATGACCTTTCGTTCAAGGAGCGCCAGCGCATCGAATCGCTGCTGCGTCGCGAGATCGAG
The nucleotide sequence above comes from Dyella telluris. Encoded proteins:
- the speD gene encoding adenosylmethionine decarboxylase, which encodes MVKPLPRLRLQGFNNLTKALSFNIYDICYAVSEEQRQRYIEYIDEQYDADRLTQILTDVAEIIGANILNIARQDYDPQGASVTILISEEPVVEKLGRDTISDAVVAHLDKSHITVHTYPETHPHNGIATFRADIDVATCGVISPLKALNYLIDSFESDIVIADYRVRGFTRDVKGKKHFIDHKINSVQDYLAKHIRQKYEMFDVNVYQENMFHTKMHIKDFDLDTYLFEAHADDLSFKERQRIESLLRREIEELFHGRNLM